One genomic region from Campylobacter sp. RM5004 encodes:
- a CDS encoding ABC transporter substrate-binding protein — MLKKVLFVMFILLNAYSIEVTDILGRKVNIKDNVSKVALTFYFEEYFSATGKQGVSKIAAWSKKYWHGRRQASWDAFTKEFPTLLDIPDIGYGPKKTISFEKIISLQPDLVIFAKIDYEYVKNNLEKLEKANIPAVFIDFHDENLDNHLKSMQILGAIFNENERVEKINNFYKSKFDLVTTRINNAKDLKRPKVYAEFSEKAGAMQIGVTWDNKMWGAFIELAGGENIAKGKIKGTSAPLNPELIISANPDVIIFAGNYFENSFKNIPLGYNITEEQAKLNLKAYEDRLGWSKINAVKNKNMYALYHDLSRHIFDFAGILFFAKAIHPELFSDIDPKKELELFFNEFYPIPLSGTWMVKF; from the coding sequence ATGCTTAAAAAAGTTTTATTTGTAATGTTTATTTTACTTAATGCTTATTCAATAGAAGTTACAGATATTTTAGGTCGCAAAGTCAATATTAAAGATAATGTTTCTAAAGTAGCTTTAACTTTTTATTTTGAAGAATATTTCAGCGCAACAGGTAAACAAGGTGTATCAAAAATAGCTGCTTGGTCTAAAAAATATTGGCATGGTAGAAGACAAGCTAGCTGGGATGCTTTTACTAAAGAATTCCCTACTCTTTTAGATATTCCTGACATTGGTTATGGTCCTAAAAAAACTATATCTTTTGAAAAAATAATATCTTTACAACCTGATTTGGTAATATTTGCAAAAATAGATTATGAATATGTAAAAAATAATTTAGAAAAATTAGAAAAAGCAAATATTCCTGCAGTTTTTATAGATTTTCATGATGAAAACTTAGATAATCACTTAAAAAGTATGCAAATTTTAGGTGCGATTTTTAACGAAAATGAAAGAGTAGAAAAAATAAATAATTTTTATAAATCTAAGTTTGATTTAGTAACAACTAGAATTAATAATGCAAAAGATTTAAAAAGACCTAAAGTATATGCAGAATTTAGTGAAAAAGCAGGTGCTATGCAAATAGGCGTAACTTGGGATAATAAAATGTGGGGAGCTTTTATTGAATTAGCTGGTGGAGAAAATATCGCAAAAGGCAAAATAAAAGGAACAAGCGCTCCATTAAACCCAGAACTAATAATATCAGCTAATCCTGATGTAATAATATTTGCAGGTAATTATTTTGAAAATAGTTTTAAAAATATCCCATTAGGTTATAACATAACAGAAGAACAAGCTAAGCTTAATCTAAAAGCTTATGAAGATAGACTTGGCTGGAGTAAAATAAATGCTGTTAAAAACAAAAATATGTATGCTTTATATCATGATTTAAGTAGGCATATATTTGATTTTGCAGGAATTTTATTCTTTGCTAAAGCAATTCATCCTGAATTATTTAGCGATATAGACCCTAAAAAAGAATTAGAGTTATTTTTCAATGAATTTTATCCTATACCACTAAGCGGAACTTGGATGGTTAAATTTTGA
- a CDS encoding iron ABC transporter permease has translation MKVGSFYKELVLKRLIYLAIALGLLLICLVVDIGLGPAKYSPSTIINAIFFNESNESIKVILFDIRIPQALMAIIAGAVLGLSGAIMQTILANPLASPYTLGIGSAASFGAALGILLFDGAFFGISSLAFIFSTISILAIYFLSKRIFLGGSTIVLIGIVMVFIYQSLQAFVIYLANEIEVSSIVFWTFGSLSRATYLNCLILFIAFSIVLVVVLMKSWELNALLLGDEKAQSLGVKTFKIKISMLVLISFLTTICVCFVGTIGFVGLVGAHIARLIIGSEQRFFLVFSSLVGSLLLLISSSISKSVIDGVVFPIGIITSLIGAIFFLSILLKKGIK, from the coding sequence TTGAAAGTAGGTAGTTTTTATAAAGAATTAGTATTAAAAAGACTAATTTATTTAGCAATTGCTTTAGGGCTTTTATTAATTTGTTTAGTAGTAGATATAGGCTTAGGACCTGCTAAATATTCACCTAGTACTATAATAAATGCTATATTTTTTAATGAAAGCAATGAGAGTATAAAAGTTATTTTATTTGATATTAGAATTCCTCAAGCTCTAATGGCAATAATTGCTGGAGCAGTTTTAGGGCTTAGTGGAGCTATTATGCAAACAATACTAGCAAACCCCCTAGCCTCTCCTTATACTTTAGGTATAGGTTCGGCTGCTAGTTTTGGTGCTGCTTTAGGAATATTGCTTTTTGATGGGGCTTTTTTTGGGATTTCATCTCTTGCTTTTATTTTCTCAACCATTAGCATTCTAGCTATATATTTTTTAAGTAAAAGGATATTTTTAGGTGGTTCAACCATAGTTTTAATAGGTATTGTTATGGTTTTTATATACCAAAGTTTGCAAGCTTTTGTAATTTATCTTGCAAATGAAATTGAAGTATCTAGCATAGTGTTTTGGACCTTTGGCTCATTATCAAGAGCTACTTATTTAAATTGCTTAATTTTATTTATTGCTTTTAGTATTGTTTTAGTAGTAGTTTTAATGAAATCTTGGGAATTAAATGCCTTGTTATTAGGAGATGAAAAGGCTCAAAGCTTAGGAGTAAAAACTTTTAAAATAAAAATCTCAATGCTTGTATTAATATCTTTTCTTACTACCATTTGCGTATGTTTTGTAGGAACTATAGGTTTTGTTGGCTTAGTGGGCGCACATATTGCAAGATTAATAATAGGCTCAGAACAAAGATTTTTCCTAGTATTTTCTAGCCTTGTTGGAAGTTTGTTATTACTCATTTCTTCTTCTATTAGCAAAAGTGTAATTGATGGGGTAGTATTTCCGATAGGAATTATTACTTCTTTAATAGGAGCTATATTTTTCTTAAGTATTTTGCTAAAAAAGGGTATTAAATGA
- a CDS encoding FAD-dependent oxidoreductase: MKKIIFLGAGYANLSLIKSLSKEDLKKAEFLLINNNSYHYKTTELHKIAADESEKNIKIDLKSIIPEEIVIIQDTAIKIEPNKLYCKNTDYDFDEIYIGLGANKNTFGIEGLEETYEIGDYENALKTKEDLYKNLEKSESIYKNVVICGAGFSGVELCASIAQVCKSKDIDANIYIIEAMDEILPMYNKELAKVARKYLENLGVKVLSSHKIIKKQGDRIYLNNEENYIDSKNIIFTAGVKGNAVIGNSVFESKNNRVLVNEYLQAPNYDNCYILGDCSLIMNNDRPFAPTAQIACKQGNYLAKSLSARLNNQSFKEKFSYKDQGSVCSLSEKYAVASVQGRDFSGFLAKVLKKFTEIKWQYKLFGLKGL, from the coding sequence ATGAAAAAAATCATTTTTTTAGGCGCTGGATATGCGAATTTATCTTTAATCAAAAGTCTTAGTAAAGAAGATTTAAAAAAGGCTGAATTTTTATTAATAAATAATAATTCATATCACTACAAAACAACAGAATTACATAAAATTGCAGCAGATGAAAGCGAAAAAAATATTAAAATTGATTTAAAATCAATCATTCCAGAAGAAATAGTAATCATTCAAGACACAGCTATAAAAATAGAGCCTAATAAATTGTATTGCAAAAACACTGATTATGATTTTGATGAAATTTATATAGGTTTAGGAGCGAATAAAAATACTTTTGGCATTGAAGGGCTAGAAGAAACTTACGAAATAGGCGATTATGAAAACGCACTTAAAACAAAAGAAGATTTGTATAAAAACTTAGAGAAATCAGAAAGTATTTATAAAAATGTTGTGATTTGTGGAGCAGGTTTTAGCGGGGTTGAATTATGTGCTTCTATTGCTCAAGTTTGTAAGTCAAAAGATATAGATGCAAATATTTATATAATTGAGGCAATGGATGAGATTTTGCCTATGTATAACAAAGAATTAGCTAAAGTTGCTAGAAAATATTTAGAAAATTTAGGGGTAAAAGTCTTAAGCTCACATAAAATTATAAAAAAACAAGGCGATAGAATTTATTTAAATAATGAAGAAAATTATATAGATTCAAAAAACATTATTTTTACTGCCGGAGTTAAGGGAAATGCAGTTATAGGAAATAGTGTGTTTGAGAGCAAAAACAATAGGGTTTTAGTTAATGAGTATTTACAAGCTCCAAATTATGATAATTGTTATATTTTAGGAGATTGTTCTTTGATTATGAATAATGATAGACCTTTTGCACCAACAGCACAAATTGCTTGCAAACAAGGAAATTATTTAGCAAAAAGTCTAAGCGCTAGACTAAATAATCAAAGTTTTAAAGAAAAATTTAGTTATAAAGACCAAGGAAGTGTTTGTTCTTTAAGTGAAAAATACGCAGTTGCAAGCGTGCAAGGTAGAGATTTTAGTGGCTTTTTAGCAAAAGTTTTAAAGAAATTTACCGAGATAAAATGGCAATATAAATTATTCGGCTTAAAAGGCTTATGA
- the tsaD gene encoding tRNA (adenosine(37)-N6)-threonylcarbamoyltransferase complex transferase subunit TsaD, with protein sequence MKELILAIESSCDDSSIAVIDVNTYECVFYEKISQDEHSDFGGVVPELASRLHTEALPKILAKTKPFFNDLKAIAVTNEPGLSVSLQSGVAMAKALSVALNLPLIAVNHLKGHICSLFLDSELENDFLVLLVSGGHTMIIEISKEFEIGILASTSDDSFGESFDKVAKMMNLGYPGGVFIEELAKLESNNTYEFSLPIPNKNRLEYSFSGIKNQVRLAIQNSIDNNTLEQDKANIAAAFQRIACKHIINKLNIVLSKRHYKALGVVGGASANLLLRSELEKIAKKHNSKLLLAPLKYCSDNALMIARAAINAYKHKDFVNISDDIINPKSKNFQRL encoded by the coding sequence ATGAAAGAACTAATATTAGCAATTGAAAGTAGCTGCGATGATTCAAGCATCGCAGTTATTGATGTAAATACTTATGAATGTGTTTTTTATGAAAAAATCTCTCAAGATGAGCATTCAGATTTTGGTGGAGTTGTGCCTGAGCTTGCATCAAGACTACATACTGAAGCTTTGCCTAAAATACTAGCTAAAACTAAGCCATTTTTTAATGATTTAAAAGCAATTGCAGTTACAAATGAACCAGGTTTATCAGTATCGCTTCAAAGTGGTGTTGCTATGGCTAAGGCTTTAAGCGTAGCATTAAATCTACCTTTAATAGCTGTAAATCATTTAAAAGGACATATTTGTTCTTTATTTTTAGATAGCGAATTAGAAAATGATTTTTTGGTTTTATTAGTAAGTGGTGGCCATACTATGATAATTGAAATTTCAAAAGAATTTGAAATAGGAATTTTAGCAAGCACAAGTGATGATAGTTTTGGTGAAAGCTTTGATAAAGTTGCTAAAATGATGAATTTAGGTTATCCAGGTGGGGTTTTTATTGAAGAATTAGCTAAGCTTGAAAGTAATAATACTTATGAGTTTTCTTTACCAATTCCTAATAAAAATAGACTTGAATATTCGTTTTCTGGTATTAAAAACCAAGTAAGATTAGCTATACAAAATAGCATAGATAATAATACTTTAGAGCAAGATAAGGCAAATATAGCAGCAGCATTTCAAAGAATTGCGTGTAAGCATATAATTAATAAATTAAATATAGTTTTATCAAAAAGACATTATAAAGCTTTAGGAGTTGTTGGGGGTGCGAGTGCAAACTTACTACTAAGAAGTGAATTAGAAAAAATTGCTAAAAAACATAATTCAAAACTACTTTTAGCACCATTAAAGTATTGTTCTGATAATGCTTTAATGATAGCAAGAGCAGCCATTAATGCATATAAACATAAAGATTTCGTAAATATAAGTGATGATATAATAAATCCAAAATCAAAAAATTTTCAAAGGTTATAA
- a CDS encoding M20/M25/M40 family metallo-hydrolase yields MSVLEHFKQIAAIPHCSFDAVKLKDFLINYAKSKGFEVLVDKAENILCKKGNPNICLQSHYDMVCVGDAPNINIIESDGFIKANNSTLGADNGIGIAIMMEAMNEFSDLECLFTANEEVGLIGANNLELKISSKHLLNLDSECVDRVIIGCAASLMMNVNIKLSYKNPSKKYLYEAHTKGYKGGHSGIDIIKNIPSAISDLALFLYKNDAELVSFNGGERTNSISVNAKAIFYSDAELKSSENIEITKLESKGEKVIEQDILSRLASYKHGVWSYSKDLNIVKTSVNLAIIKQNNDELELQMFARSDNSADLDEVFYKTKAHFNNDNVKLIAKDEPWEPVPNDFTYAVLNSLQKYNPKASMSSIHAGLECGVLKTKQSELLCASIGPNILNPHSIYERCEISTIDVIKNATFDLIKNYK; encoded by the coding sequence ATGAGCGTTTTAGAACATTTCAAGCAAATTGCAGCAATTCCGCATTGTAGTTTTGATGCGGTGAAATTAAAAGATTTTTTAATTAATTACGCTAAATCAAAAGGCTTTGAAGTGCTAGTTGATAAAGCAGAAAATATTTTATGCAAAAAAGGAAATCCTAATATATGCTTACAAAGTCATTATGATATGGTTTGTGTAGGCGATGCACCTAATATAAATATCATAGAAAGCGATGGTTTTATAAAAGCAAATAATTCAACCTTAGGCGCTGATAATGGAATAGGAATTGCCATTATGATGGAAGCTATGAATGAGTTTAGCGACCTTGAATGCTTATTTACTGCCAATGAAGAAGTGGGGTTAATAGGAGCTAATAATTTAGAGCTAAAAATTAGCTCAAAGCATTTATTAAATCTTGATAGCGAGTGCGTAGATAGAGTTATCATAGGCTGTGCGGCAAGTTTAATGATGAATGTAAATATCAAATTAAGCTACAAAAATCCTAGCAAAAAATACCTATATGAAGCTCACACTAAAGGCTATAAAGGCGGACATAGCGGAATTGATATTATTAAAAACATTCCTAGTGCAATAAGTGATTTGGCTTTATTTTTATACAAAAATGATGCTGAATTAGTAAGCTTTAATGGAGGCGAAAGAACTAATAGTATAAGCGTAAATGCAAAGGCTATTTTTTATAGCGACGCTGAATTAAAATCAAGCGAAAATATAGAAATTACGAAGCTTGAAAGCAAAGGCGAAAAAGTAATAGAACAAGATATTTTAAGCCGTCTTGCAAGTTATAAGCACGGAGTTTGGTCTTATTCAAAAGATTTAAATATAGTAAAAACTAGCGTAAATCTAGCAATTATCAAGCAAAATAACGATGAATTAGAACTGCAAATGTTTGCAAGAAGTGATAATTCAGCAGATTTAGATGAAGTGTTTTATAAAACTAAAGCGCATTTTAACAATGACAATGTAAAACTTATTGCAAAAGATGAGCCTTGGGAACCTGTGCCAAATGATTTTACTTATGCAGTGCTTAATTCTTTACAAAAATATAATCCAAAAGCTAGTATGAGTAGTATTCATGCAGGACTTGAATGCGGAGTTTTAAAGACTAAACAAAGTGAATTATTATGCGCTTCAATTGGGCCAAATATATTAAATCCACATAGTATTTATGAAAGATGTGAAATAAGCACAATTGATGTTATCAAAAACGCAACATTTGATTTAATTAAAAATTACAAATAA
- a CDS encoding DUF2147 domain-containing protein, translated as MKKLLLILSFIGILFAKDYGYYISVDEKGKQTARWHIYEENNELFGKVVKLFEYPDSEICDACEKTYPFFTYAKDASKMKIVGAPLLYKLKKEGANTYKSGYIIDPESGKLYRANATFKDDKLILRGYIGFSLIGRSQTWIKEK; from the coding sequence ATGAAAAAATTATTATTAATTTTAAGTTTCATAGGAATATTATTCGCAAAAGATTATGGCTATTACATTAGCGTTGATGAAAAAGGAAAACAAACTGCAAGATGGCATATTTATGAAGAAAATAATGAATTATTTGGTAAAGTAGTAAAGCTATTTGAATATCCTGATAGTGAGATTTGCGATGCTTGTGAGAAAACTTATCCATTTTTTACCTATGCAAAAGATGCAAGTAAAATGAAAATTGTTGGAGCTCCACTTTTATATAAACTAAAAAAAGAAGGTGCTAATACATATAAAAGTGGTTATATAATTGACCCTGAGAGCGGGAAATTATATAGAGCTAATGCTACTTTTAAAGATGATAAATTAATTTTAAGGGGATATATAGGCTTTTCTTTAATAGGAAGAAGTCAAACTTGGATTAAGGAAAAATAA
- a CDS encoding AMIN domain-containing protein — protein MKKGFLLFISLFLFARENPFVPIVNINNPSPIEEIKELQKIAFNVPSDARILNKIKLIYTNVDGTLKEYEIDVNQGLDWHKVYMMLDARELSIKEDKEQKTELKVEDKIKLALNKEEEKEQPIKTPEIVEEVKQYKPLEYTFSNDFNVILDKKNIHIKTHNNLLREFSLKNPNRIVMDFKTNYVLQNKHFKMEADYVDEIYSGVHRNFYRLVIKLDGIYDYDIQKNVGEYIIKLK, from the coding sequence ATGAAAAAGGGCTTTTTGCTTTTTATATCTTTATTTTTATTTGCAAGAGAAAATCCATTCGTTCCTATTGTAAATATTAACAATCCAAGTCCTATTGAAGAGATTAAAGAATTGCAAAAAATAGCCTTTAATGTCCCAAGCGATGCAAGAATTTTAAATAAAATAAAATTAATTTATACAAATGTAGATGGGACTTTAAAAGAATACGAAATAGATGTAAATCAAGGGCTTGATTGGCATAAGGTTTATATGATGCTTGATGCAAGAGAACTTAGTATAAAAGAAGATAAAGAGCAAAAAACAGAGCTTAAAGTTGAAGATAAAATCAAATTAGCTTTAAACAAAGAAGAAGAAAAAGAACAGCCTATCAAAACACCAGAAATAGTAGAAGAAGTTAAGCAATATAAGCCTTTAGAATATACTTTTTCAAATGATTTTAATGTAATACTTGATAAAAAAAATATACATATTAAAACTCACAATAATTTACTTAGAGAATTTAGCCTAAAAAATCCAAATAGAATTGTAATGGATTTTAAAACTAATTATGTCCTACAAAACAAGCATTTTAAAATGGAGGCTGATTATGTTGATGAGATATATTCAGGGGTTCATAGAAATTTTTATAGACTTGTTATTAAATTAGATGGAATTTATGATTATGATATTCAAAAAAATGTAGGAGAATACATTATAAAATTAAAATAA
- a CDS encoding ABC transporter ATP-binding protein — protein sequence MIVSNLSFSYKNQNILNDINFSVKDGEIIMVLGVNGVGKSTLMKCLAGVLSHNGLIDLEGIKPTKIGYMTQNIVSNDCLSVFEFILLGRIGELRFKVSDKDLLRVEHVISHLKIEHLAKRNFNELSGGQQRLVIVAQMLAKEPKLMFLDEPTANLDIAREKEIMELIKQYCKFYNVAAIINIHNINHALKYADKILLLKEGKSAFFGEVNELKLDILEECFKVKFDTYFNANNDKIIFEKY from the coding sequence ATGATAGTTAGCAATTTAAGTTTTTCTTATAAAAACCAAAATATTTTAAATGATATTAATTTTAGCGTAAAAGATGGCGAAATTATAATGGTTTTAGGGGTTAATGGAGTTGGAAAAAGCACTTTAATGAAATGCTTAGCTGGTGTTTTAAGTCATAATGGCTTAATAGATTTAGAAGGAATAAAACCAACAAAAATCGGCTATATGACTCAAAATATTGTTTCAAATGATTGTTTGAGTGTTTTTGAATTTATTTTGCTAGGAAGAATAGGAGAATTAAGGTTTAAAGTAAGCGATAAGGACTTATTAAGAGTTGAGCATGTAATAAGTCATTTAAAAATTGAACATTTAGCAAAAAGAAATTTTAACGAACTCTCAGGCGGTCAGCAAAGATTAGTAATAGTTGCTCAAATGCTAGCAAAAGAGCCAAAATTAATGTTCCTTGATGAACCAACTGCTAATTTAGATATAGCAAGAGAAAAGGAAATTATGGAACTAATAAAGCAATATTGCAAATTCTATAATGTCGCAGCAATTATTAATATTCACAATATAAACCACGCTTTAAAATATGCCGATAAGATTTTATTGCTTAAAGAAGGTAAGAGTGCTTTTTTTGGAGAAGTTAATGAACTTAAATTAGATATTTTAGAAGAATGCTTTAAAGTGAAATTTGATACTTATTTTAATGCTAATAATGACAAAATAATTTTTGAAAAATACTAA
- the fumC gene encoding class II fumarate hydratase: MSYRIEHDTMGEVKVPADKLWAAQTQRSLENFKIGTEKMPVELIQSFAYLKKSLALVNNDLGKLDNAKKDAIVKACDEIIAGKHNDEFPLAIWQTGSGTQTNMNLNEVIANLATKLNGMDFTKEKIVHPNDHVNMSQSSNDTFPTAMHIVAVLETEKTLIPALEILEKTLDKKAKEFENIIKIGRTHLQDATPLTLGQEFSGYVYMLQSSKRHILKALEDVRELTIGGTAVGTGINAHPELSEKVSAKLTELLDTKFISSPNKFHGLTSHDALVFLHGAFKGLAANLMKIANDIRWLASGPRCGLGELNIPENEPGSSIMPGKVNPTQSEALTMVSVQVMGNDAAIGFAASQGNFELNVFKPVIIYNFLQSLRLLADAMISFNDNCAIGITPNIDKITYNLNNSLMLVTALNPHIGYENAAKVAKNAHKKGISLKESCLELGLLSADDFDKFVVPANMIKPK, translated from the coding sequence ATGAGTTATCGTATTGAACACGACACAATGGGTGAGGTAAAGGTTCCTGCAGATAAATTGTGGGCAGCACAAACACAAAGAAGTTTGGAAAATTTTAAAATAGGCACAGAAAAAATGCCAGTAGAATTAATACAATCTTTTGCGTATCTTAAAAAATCTTTAGCTTTAGTAAATAACGACTTAGGTAAATTAGATAATGCTAAAAAAGATGCTATCGTTAAAGCTTGTGATGAAATAATTGCTGGTAAGCATAATGATGAGTTTCCATTAGCTATTTGGCAAACAGGCTCAGGTACTCAAACAAATATGAACCTAAACGAAGTTATAGCAAACCTTGCAACTAAACTAAATGGAATGGATTTTACAAAAGAAAAAATCGTTCATCCAAACGATCATGTAAATATGAGCCAAAGCTCAAACGATACATTCCCAACAGCAATGCATATTGTTGCAGTCTTAGAAACTGAAAAAACACTAATTCCTGCGCTAGAAATTCTAGAAAAAACACTAGATAAAAAAGCAAAAGAATTTGAAAATATAATTAAAATCGGAAGAACACATTTACAAGATGCAACCCCACTTACTTTAGGACAAGAATTTAGCGGATATGTATATATGTTGCAAAGCTCAAAAAGACATATCTTAAAAGCACTTGAAGATGTAAGAGAGCTAACAATTGGTGGAACAGCAGTTGGAACTGGAATTAACGCTCATCCAGAGCTTAGTGAAAAAGTATCAGCGAAATTAACCGAGCTTTTAGACACTAAGTTTATAAGCAGTCCAAATAAATTCCACGGACTTACAAGCCATGATGCTTTAGTATTTTTACATGGTGCATTTAAAGGTCTTGCAGCAAACCTTATGAAAATAGCAAACGATATTAGATGGCTTGCTAGTGGTCCTAGATGTGGTTTAGGTGAGCTTAACATTCCAGAAAATGAGCCAGGTAGTTCAATTATGCCAGGTAAAGTAAATCCTACTCAAAGCGAAGCTTTAACAATGGTTAGCGTTCAAGTTATGGGAAATGATGCAGCAATTGGCTTTGCAGCTTCTCAAGGTAATTTTGAGCTAAATGTATTTAAGCCTGTAATTATTTATAATTTCTTACAAAGCTTAAGATTATTAGCAGATGCGATGATTAGCTTTAATGATAATTGTGCGATTGGGATTACTCCAAATATTGATAAGATTACTTATAATCTAAACAATTCTTTAATGCTAGTAACTGCACTAAACCCACATATAGGCTATGAAAATGCTGCAAAAGTTGCAAAAAATGCTCACAAAAAAGGAATAAGCTTAAAAGAATCTTGCTTAGAATTAGGATTATTAAGTGCAGATGATTTTGATAAATTCGTTGTTCCTGCAAATATGATTAAGCCAAAATGA
- a CDS encoding coproporphyrinogen III oxidase family protein — MNFLQKQALKYTCNFLNKELKSKFKFKEEIVLNKAKDNKKVMLYIHVPFCHTFCPYCSFHKFAYDEELCKEYFKILRVELQQFKDLGYDFNTLYVGGGTTLINEDELIKTLSLCKDLFSIEEISCESDPNHIKPEVLKDFKGLIDRLSCGVQSFDNDILRKVNRLEKFGEQKELVKKLELANGILPTFSIDLIFNFPSQTKQMLIKDIELAKSIAPSQITLYPLMKSNLTKEIIAAKLGIDKQDNEYEFYKIICDYFSDYEQNNSWSFSKDRTNFNDEYVSTHHEYIGAGSGAFSFTENKLLVNAFKLDDYKAKVLEGKNKKLAHIDFSDEDVINYIFLTEFFKDNLNINNFNQNYNCDLEKHLGFRLKAMKSVGAININNGIIQNTFFGKYLALTLMKEFYINMDLVRAFFRKDL; from the coding sequence ATGAATTTTTTGCAAAAACAAGCTTTAAAATATACCTGTAATTTTTTAAATAAAGAACTAAAATCAAAATTCAAATTCAAAGAAGAAATTGTGTTAAATAAGGCAAAAGATAATAAAAAGGTAATGCTTTATATTCATGTGCCATTTTGTCATACATTTTGTCCATATTGTAGTTTTCATAAGTTTGCTTATGATGAAGAATTATGCAAGGAATATTTTAAAATTTTAAGAGTTGAATTGCAACAATTTAAAGACTTAGGATATGACTTCAATACGCTTTATGTAGGCGGTGGAACTACACTTATAAATGAAGATGAACTTATAAAAACTCTTAGTTTATGCAAGGATTTATTTAGCATTGAAGAGATTTCTTGTGAGAGCGATCCAAATCATATAAAACCAGAAGTTTTAAAAGATTTTAAAGGGCTTATTGATAGGCTTAGTTGTGGGGTTCAAAGCTTTGATAATGATATTTTAAGAAAGGTTAATCGCTTAGAAAAATTTGGCGAGCAAAAAGAATTAGTAAAAAAATTAGAATTAGCTAACGGAATACTTCCTACTTTTAGCATTGATTTGATTTTTAATTTCCCATCACAAACTAAGCAAATGCTAATTAAAGATATAGAATTAGCAAAAAGCATTGCTCCATCGCAAATAACTTTGTATCCATTAATGAAATCTAATTTAACAAAAGAAATAATCGCTGCAAAATTAGGAATAGATAAGCAAGACAATGAATATGAGTTTTATAAGATAATTTGTGATTATTTTAGTGATTATGAGCAAAATAATTCATGGAGTTTTTCTAAAGATAGGACTAATTTTAATGATGAATATGTAAGCACTCATCATGAATATATTGGAGCTGGAAGTGGGGCGTTTTCTTTCACAGAAAACAAGCTTTTGGTAAATGCTTTTAAGCTTGATGATTATAAGGCTAAGGTGCTAGAAGGCAAGAATAAAAAACTAGCTCATATTGATTTTAGCGATGAAGATGTGATTAATTATATATTTTTAACAGAATTTTTTAAGGATAATTTAAATATTAATAATTTTAATCAAAATTATAATTGCGATTTAGAAAAACATTTAGGTTTTAGATTAAAAGCAATGAAAAGTGTTGGTGCAATTAACATAAATAATGGTATTATTCAAAATACTTTTTTTGGCAAATATTTAGCACTTACTTTAATGAAAGAATTTTATATAAATATGGACTTAGTAAGGGCGTTTTTTAGAAAGGATTTATGA